In Hallerella succinigenes, the following are encoded in one genomic region:
- a CDS encoding ATP-binding protein — MIKGCRQCGKTHSVLEFSHKNYQSVVYLNFFKNPEYAQIFEGPLDIDTITMQIGATIPGTKFLPHKTVIILDEIQDAPNARTALKFFKEDGRYDVIGTGSLLGVQGYGKPPKSIPVGSETVITMYPLDFEEFLWANDIQPPVFKKLRECFEQVVSVPEALHNRMHQLLLQYTVVGGMPEVVQEFVNTHQMDTVFQLQESIVNSYRDDMVKYASASDKVRIRECFDSIPNQLAKENKKFQYSLIEKKGTAEKFAGSLQWIEDAGIITRCYNLHTTELPLEGNADKSVFKVYMNDIGLFVSMLEQGTQGDILRGNLLGYKGAIFENLAASILYKMKRKLFYFRKDSGLEIDFVIRHKGECTLMEVKAENGNAKSVKTILNHPEKYHVNRAIKFGNYNVGNTGSVLTLPLYMLMFMDER, encoded by the coding sequence ATCATAAAGGGGTGTAGGCAGTGCGGCAAAACGCATTCCGTTTTAGAGTTCTCCCACAAGAATTACCAAAGCGTGGTCTATCTCAATTTTTTCAAGAATCCCGAATACGCCCAGATTTTCGAAGGCCCGCTTGACATAGATACGATTACAATGCAAATTGGCGCGACAATCCCCGGAACAAAATTTCTGCCTCACAAGACGGTGATTATCCTGGATGAAATTCAGGATGCTCCAAACGCCCGCACCGCGCTAAAGTTTTTCAAGGAAGATGGTCGTTACGACGTGATTGGAACAGGTTCGCTACTGGGAGTACAGGGCTACGGGAAGCCTCCAAAATCCATTCCCGTCGGTTCAGAAACCGTCATTACGATGTACCCGCTAGATTTTGAAGAGTTCCTATGGGCAAACGATATCCAGCCTCCAGTATTCAAGAAACTTCGCGAATGTTTTGAACAAGTTGTTTCTGTTCCCGAAGCTCTTCACAATCGGATGCATCAACTGCTACTGCAATACACCGTTGTGGGTGGCATGCCCGAAGTCGTGCAGGAATTCGTAAACACCCACCAAATGGACACCGTGTTCCAACTGCAGGAATCCATTGTCAATTCTTATCGCGACGATATGGTCAAGTACGCTTCGGCTTCCGACAAGGTTCGCATCAGGGAATGTTTTGATTCCATTCCGAACCAGCTCGCCAAGGAAAACAAAAAATTCCAATACTCGCTCATCGAGAAAAAAGGAACCGCCGAAAAATTCGCGGGCAGCCTGCAGTGGATTGAGGACGCCGGAATCATTACACGCTGCTACAACCTACATACGACGGAACTTCCGCTAGAAGGCAATGCAGACAAGAGCGTTTTCAAGGTCTATATGAATGATATCGGGCTTTTTGTCAGTATGCTTGAACAAGGAACGCAGGGCGATATTTTACGCGGAAATCTTCTCGGATACAAGGGAGCCATTTTTGAAAATCTTGCCGCAAGCATTCTCTATAAAATGAAACGCAAGCTGTTTTATTTCCGTAAGGATTCTGGGCTGGAAATTGACTTTGTCATTAGGCACAAGGGCGAATGTACGTTGATGGAAGTCAAGGCCGAAAATGGCAACGCCAAGAGCGTAAAGACCATATTGAACCACCCCGAAAAATACCATGTCAATAGGGCTATCAAATTCGGTAACTACAATGTTGGCAATACGGGCAGTGTATTGACGCTGCCGCTGTATATGCTGATGTTTATGGACGAACGGTGA
- a CDS encoding VWA-like domain-containing protein, producing MNALDRIKKIGERWFLTEPLLFAVYCCHEFVENNSIDVPMRTGNMKVEFSPKILDRIADDVLAEYMKIEMFRILLKHPYQRQPSFAAKALLTMASNVTIADVYDVSREVKKQMSGAELKLPSGLCFEEYYNLLLQSATPNSGKSGDEPQKTDSGSGRGDKSGQDGDGSGNGNQEGCQSGQQGSDGSGADSGDASSDSRGSSGRNGGGSGGKGSGASGNSGAGNSQEHRDSQISELWEENEEACCNINEFIEVATASNNWGSVAGKLQGLIKASLKVDMDYRKMLSLFKTSVISSRRRLTRMRPNRRSGFDAMGSRYELSTNLLIAVDVSGSVTDRSLQFFFSVINRLFKYGVEKLDVLQFDAQIQGEIEPLKKARKTVKIMGRGGTSFQPAADYYCEHPEYDGLIYFTDGYAPPPKFNTKRPIDVLWVLCSRQCYMANSAWIRKIKRNRGTFIPRSE from the coding sequence ATGAACGCCTTGGACAGAATAAAGAAAATCGGCGAGCGGTGGTTCCTGACGGAGCCGCTGTTGTTTGCGGTTTATTGCTGTCACGAATTCGTGGAAAATAATTCGATTGATGTACCGATGAGAACCGGCAACATGAAGGTGGAATTCTCCCCGAAAATCCTGGACAGGATTGCGGACGACGTGCTGGCGGAATACATGAAAATCGAGATGTTCCGCATATTGCTCAAGCACCCCTACCAGCGACAGCCCTCCTTTGCCGCGAAGGCCCTGCTGACCATGGCGAGCAACGTGACGATTGCCGATGTGTACGATGTCTCGCGAGAAGTGAAGAAACAGATGAGCGGTGCAGAACTGAAGCTCCCCAGCGGGCTGTGTTTTGAGGAATACTACAATCTGCTCCTGCAAAGTGCGACACCGAATTCAGGAAAGTCTGGCGACGAGCCGCAGAAAACGGATAGTGGCTCCGGCCGGGGCGACAAGTCTGGGCAAGATGGCGATGGCTCCGGCAACGGCAATCAGGAAGGCTGTCAATCCGGACAACAGGGTAGCGACGGGAGCGGCGCAGATTCTGGCGACGCTTCCAGTGATTCGCGCGGCAGTTCTGGCCGGAACGGCGGCGGCTCCGGTGGCAAGGGTTCGGGCGCTTCGGGTAATTCCGGCGCCGGCAATTCGCAGGAACATCGCGACTCGCAAATCTCGGAACTCTGGGAAGAAAACGAGGAGGCCTGCTGCAACATAAACGAGTTTATCGAAGTCGCCACCGCGAGCAACAACTGGGGCTCCGTCGCGGGCAAGTTGCAGGGCCTCATCAAGGCAAGCCTGAAAGTCGACATGGACTACCGCAAGATGCTTAGTTTGTTCAAGACCTCGGTCATCTCGAGCAGGCGCCGCCTCACGCGCATGCGGCCCAACCGCCGTTCCGGTTTCGACGCGATGGGCAGCCGCTACGAACTCTCGACGAACTTGCTTATCGCGGTAGATGTAAGCGGGTCCGTTACCGACAGGAGCCTGCAGTTTTTCTTCTCGGTTATCAACCGCCTTTTCAAATACGGAGTCGAGAAGTTGGACGTATTGCAGTTCGACGCCCAAATTCAGGGCGAAATCGAGCCGCTCAAGAAGGCGCGCAAGACCGTGAAGATCATGGGCCGCGGCGGTACGAGTTTTCAGCCCGCTGCCGACTACTACTGCGAACACCCCGAATACGACGGGCTCATCTACTTTACCGACGGCTACGCCCCGCCTCCGAAATTCAACACCAAGCGCCCCATCGACGTGCTGTGGGTGCTGTGCAGCAGGCAGTGCTACATGGCGAATTCCGCGTGGATCCGCAAAATCAAGCGTAACCGCGGTACCTTTATTCCGAGGAGTGAATGA
- a CDS encoding AAA family ATPase produces the protein MAVHINALGLEKLLAATPASQNIMLTGKHGIGKSQILEKYFTARGERVVILFLGQMSDPGDLIGLPRLDEATGKTHFMPPYWFPTDGKPVVLFLDELNRARPEVLQTIMDLTLNRTLAGRKLPEGSRVISAVNDGEEYQLTDLDPALVSRFNIYEFKPTAQEWLLWASKAGLDSRVIDFISENPDMLDGAAFTREDQGLEKSPDRRGWERVSKVLQTNEVSALLKTVIAGIIGMPAASKFFATIKQKRLPSAKDILLGDFAKQKSAIKKCTTPELASVNESVFRFIETKGYDAKDEAKVIENFAAYFEFLSGEKFREAQAHFANLYSSSMYPAAMTLVIMKCPELYKKITQFIQSI, from the coding sequence ATGGCGGTACATATAAATGCGCTAGGACTGGAAAAGCTGTTAGCAGCGACACCCGCATCGCAGAACATAATGCTCACGGGCAAGCACGGAATCGGCAAGTCGCAGATTTTGGAAAAGTACTTCACGGCGCGCGGCGAGCGCGTGGTGATTCTTTTCCTCGGGCAGATGAGCGATCCGGGCGATTTGATTGGGCTCCCGCGTCTCGACGAGGCGACCGGCAAGACTCACTTTATGCCGCCTTACTGGTTCCCGACGGACGGCAAGCCCGTGGTACTTTTTTTGGACGAACTGAACCGCGCCCGCCCGGAGGTTTTGCAGACCATCATGGACCTGACGCTCAACCGGACTCTTGCGGGCCGTAAATTGCCAGAGGGCTCCCGCGTGATTAGCGCGGTGAACGACGGCGAGGAATACCAGCTCACGGACTTGGACCCGGCGCTCGTGAGCCGCTTCAACATCTACGAATTCAAGCCTACCGCGCAGGAATGGCTCCTGTGGGCATCCAAGGCGGGGCTCGATTCTCGCGTTATCGACTTCATCTCGGAAAACCCAGACATGCTCGACGGTGCCGCCTTTACCCGTGAGGACCAGGGGCTCGAAAAGTCGCCCGACAGGCGCGGGTGGGAACGCGTCTCGAAGGTGTTACAGACAAACGAAGTGTCTGCGCTTTTAAAGACCGTCATAGCAGGCATCATCGGGATGCCTGCCGCATCGAAGTTCTTCGCGACAATCAAGCAGAAGAGGCTCCCCAGCGCGAAGGATATACTGCTCGGCGATTTCGCGAAGCAGAAGTCGGCAATCAAGAAGTGCACCACGCCGGAACTTGCCTCCGTGAACGAGTCCGTGTTCCGCTTTATCGAGACGAAGGGCTATGACGCGAAGGACGAGGCGAAGGTGATAGAGAACTTCGCCGCATACTTTGAATTCCTTTCAGGCGAAAAATTCCGCGAGGCGCAGGCGCATTTCGCAAACCTGTATTCCTCCTCGATGTACCCGGCTGCCATGACGCTTGTCATCATGAAGTGTCCCGAACTGTACAAGAAAATCACGCAATTCATCCAGTCAATTTAA
- a CDS encoding helix-turn-helix transcriptional regulator, translated as MADMTRGERTVQLFAKVISNPDKKFTVKDLMSSLNVPEGERRNVQRDMRFLSEMDASRYIAVETEGRTAVYRSALRNAERLVFPDFENTMLHFVFLKRIANIYPATSEIITQLLERIERSLPASEQKSLGQLSSELNTKILFMGTPPDFEEDASEKLRIILRAIHEHRKIDVFYMGASASQRKSTRIPLMIIVYQNEIYVACESEKVKEATYTLKFRRIVQVKLSKEPFVENPKVIDKLRRQVESGAAFMSEQEPHPEDIEIEFDLKVRNYLMENKFNRSMHMRVLRNAKIQVKMKAEVNQLLVNWITSFSTTARVVKPASLQKRLKEYGEYLRSVYG; from the coding sequence ATGGCAGACATGACTCGCGGCGAAAGGACTGTGCAACTTTTTGCGAAGGTGATTTCGAACCCGGACAAGAAATTTACCGTGAAGGACTTGATGTCGTCGCTGAATGTTCCCGAAGGCGAACGTCGCAATGTGCAGCGCGACATGCGGTTCCTTTCGGAGATGGATGCTAGCCGTTACATTGCCGTCGAGACCGAGGGCAGAACTGCGGTTTATCGTTCCGCGCTCCGCAATGCCGAACGGCTCGTGTTCCCGGATTTTGAAAATACGATGCTCCATTTCGTATTCCTCAAGCGTATCGCGAATATCTACCCCGCGACAAGCGAAATTATCACGCAACTCTTGGAGCGCATCGAGAGAAGTCTCCCGGCCAGCGAGCAGAAATCACTCGGTCAACTCAGCAGCGAACTGAATACGAAAATTCTTTTCATGGGTACGCCGCCGGATTTCGAAGAAGATGCGAGTGAAAAATTGCGGATCATTCTTCGGGCAATCCACGAGCACCGCAAAATAGATGTATTTTACATGGGGGCATCGGCTTCGCAAAGAAAGTCCACCCGCATTCCCCTGATGATTATCGTCTATCAAAACGAAATCTATGTGGCCTGCGAATCGGAAAAAGTCAAGGAAGCCACCTACACTCTGAAATTCCGCCGAATAGTACAAGTCAAGCTTTCCAAGGAACCCTTCGTCGAAAATCCGAAGGTGATTGACAAGTTGCGCAGGCAGGTTGAATCGGGAGCGGCGTTCATGAGTGAACAGGAGCCGCATCCCGAAGATATCGAAATCGAATTCGATTTGAAAGTTCGTAACTACCTTATGGAAAATAAGTTCAACCGCTCCATGCACATGCGGGTGTTGCGTAATGCCAAAATCCAGGTGAAAATGAAGGCCGAGGTGAACCAGCTTTTGGTGAATTGGATCACTTCTTTCTCAACTACCGCCCGCGTAGTAAAGCCGGCGTCGCTGCAAAAGCGCCTCAAGGAATATGGGGAGTACTTGCGCTCGGTTTACGGCTAA
- a CDS encoding AAA family ATPase: MRPDYFKCVANSLLSLKADTKASLNFILLKSYEYWIRVIRYSKCYPDADDCIRIFPKEGVARILSALSAHFAKLNEEEDAMSTCERLAFIKESNDKYIGKRIDSDDENKSIAYQRRRKAMNRFKYLVERGCAGSEVSAYVESYLNGEGIFDRSAQKVFYDCVIDELVTILFDNPNFHDDYVRRLNIMQRSFCLNDTEMEILMFSWIFFNKTQCECLLRTFKSDNRFSDPSPSDIFPMLFPEFEFEKAISCRGSLKQMGILDDHLDTTLRTDRFLDGQSGDDLDSLYFQVYEGGSVPFKTLCRDNPKIQIAFNLLKYASKGQGLNLFFYGVEGTGKTELAKSIASKLHRPLVLTNISTKGIHRNSLKNESLQERMGSILFAATKYQNQKAILLVDESDIILNNCEKGALNFFLEQIKVPVIWISNMVENIEKSTLRRFDYSIHFERPDAEKRLQVWESVVREQDAKSLLSQDTIRQLSAELPITAGGITQAVAGTKRLVLAGCDMDPVQSVRTIAEAQAELLELDLEYVNRDKESRAPRYMLNALNIDADIPRLLKTMSAFDARWRQMKEVDRPDSLNMLLYGPPGTGKTEFAKHLARTLNRKLVVKKASDLLNCYVGGTEKNIRKMFKEAEESKAILFLDEADSLIRDRNGANHSWEVTQVNEMLTQMENFKGIFIAATNFDGTLDMASRRRFALKVKFGYLKPEGIEALWRGFFPSVSCPDAARNMRMLAPGDFNAAYGTLRFYDESELSADTILNALKSEMAYKDGREGRTMGL; this comes from the coding sequence ATGAGGCCTGATTATTTTAAGTGTGTCGCAAATTCCCTGCTGTCGCTCAAAGCCGACACCAAAGCCTCCCTTAACTTTATCCTGCTCAAGTCCTACGAATACTGGATTCGTGTAATTCGCTATTCCAAGTGCTATCCCGATGCCGATGACTGTATCCGAATTTTTCCTAAAGAGGGCGTTGCTCGAATCCTCAGCGCTCTTTCGGCGCATTTTGCGAAACTCAACGAGGAAGAAGACGCTATGTCGACGTGCGAGCGCCTGGCTTTTATCAAGGAGTCCAACGACAAGTATATCGGAAAACGTATTGATAGTGACGACGAAAATAAGTCCATTGCCTACCAGCGCCGCCGCAAGGCCATGAACCGTTTTAAATACCTCGTGGAGCGCGGTTGCGCAGGCTCCGAAGTCAGTGCATACGTCGAAAGCTACCTGAATGGCGAGGGTATTTTCGACAGGAGCGCCCAAAAGGTCTTTTACGACTGTGTAATCGATGAACTCGTCACGATTTTGTTTGACAATCCGAACTTCCATGACGACTACGTCAGGCGTCTGAATATTATGCAGCGAAGTTTCTGCCTGAACGACACCGAAATGGAAATCCTTATGTTCTCGTGGATTTTCTTCAACAAGACGCAGTGTGAATGCCTTTTGCGGACTTTTAAGTCCGACAACCGGTTTAGCGATCCGTCGCCGTCTGATATTTTTCCGATGTTGTTCCCTGAATTTGAATTTGAAAAGGCGATTTCATGCCGGGGGTCTCTTAAGCAGATGGGCATACTCGATGACCACTTGGATACGACGCTGCGCACCGACCGTTTTCTGGATGGGCAGTCGGGCGATGACCTCGATTCGCTTTATTTTCAGGTTTACGAAGGCGGTTCCGTTCCGTTCAAGACGCTTTGTCGTGACAATCCAAAAATTCAGATAGCCTTTAATCTGCTCAAGTACGCTTCTAAGGGACAAGGACTCAACCTATTCTTTTACGGTGTTGAAGGAACCGGCAAGACGGAACTTGCCAAATCGATTGCCAGCAAGCTGCACCGTCCCTTGGTGCTGACGAACATTAGCACCAAAGGGATTCACAGGAACAGTCTTAAAAACGAGTCTCTTCAGGAACGTATGGGGAGTATCCTTTTTGCGGCCACCAAGTACCAGAACCAGAAGGCCATCTTGCTTGTCGACGAATCTGACATCATTCTGAACAACTGCGAAAAGGGTGCGCTCAACTTTTTCCTGGAACAGATCAAGGTGCCCGTCATCTGGATTTCGAACATGGTGGAGAATATTGAAAAAAGCACCTTGCGTCGCTTTGACTATTCCATCCATTTTGAACGTCCCGATGCCGAAAAACGTTTGCAGGTGTGGGAGTCGGTGGTTCGTGAACAGGATGCAAAGTCGCTCCTGTCGCAAGATACCATCAGGCAGCTTTCGGCGGAATTGCCGATTACGGCGGGAGGCATTACGCAAGCCGTGGCTGGCACGAAGCGCCTTGTCTTGGCGGGTTGCGACATGGATCCTGTGCAGAGCGTGCGTACCATTGCCGAGGCGCAGGCGGAACTTTTGGAACTGGATTTGGAATACGTGAACCGCGACAAGGAAAGTCGCGCGCCGCGTTATATGTTAAATGCGCTCAACATCGATGCCGATATACCCAGGCTTTTGAAGACAATGTCCGCCTTTGATGCCAGGTGGAGGCAGATGAAGGAGGTTGACCGCCCCGATAGCCTGAATATGCTCCTTTACGGGCCGCCGGGTACCGGCAAGACCGAATTCGCGAAACACCTCGCGCGAACGCTCAACCGCAAGCTGGTGGTCAAGAAGGCGAGCGACCTGCTGAACTGTTATGTGGGCGGCACCGAAAAGAACATCCGCAAAATGTTCAAGGAGGCCGAGGAGTCGAAGGCTATCTTGTTCCTTGACGAAGCCGATAGCTTGATTCGTGACCGCAATGGCGCAAATCACAGCTGGGAAGTGACTCAGGTGAACGAGATGCTCACGCAAATGGAAAACTTCAAGGGGATCTTTATCGCCGCTACGAATTTTGACGGCACGCTTGATATGGCCTCCCGCCGTCGCTTTGCGCTCAAGGTGAAGTTCGGCTATCTCAAGCCCGAAGGAATCGAGGCTCTTTGGCGCGGCTTTTTCCCTTCGGTGTCCTGCCCCGATGCCGCAAGAAATATGCGTATGCTTGCCCCCGGCGACTTTAACGCTGCCTACGGTACACTCCGCTTTTACGACGAAAGCGAACTCTCTGCTGATACCATCTTGAACGCCCTCAAGTCCGAAATGGCTTACAAGGATGGTCGCGAAGGTAGAACTATGGGATTGTAA
- a CDS encoding co-chaperone GroES produces MDKNVEKIVMIGDRILLKPQEAASKTGSGLYLPPGVREKDAVHTGTVVKVGPGYPIPSNDPDSFLKEASDPINYVPLQVEEGDQALYLHGNAFEIEINGERYEVVGQNAILLVIRDDGLAELGV; encoded by the coding sequence ATGGATAAGAATGTGGAAAAAATTGTGATGATCGGGGACCGCATTTTGCTAAAGCCCCAAGAAGCCGCCTCGAAGACTGGAAGTGGACTTTATTTGCCGCCGGGAGTCCGTGAAAAGGACGCCGTTCACACGGGAACCGTGGTCAAAGTCGGCCCGGGCTATCCGATTCCGTCGAACGATCCGGATTCCTTTTTGAAGGAAGCTTCGGATCCGATCAATTATGTACCGCTTCAGGTGGAAGAGGGCGATCAGGCTCTTTATTTGCACGGAAACGCTTTTGAAATTGAAATCAACGGTGAACGTTATGAAGTCGTCGGTCAGAACGCGATTCTTTTGGTGATTCGTGATGACGGCCTTGCTGAACTTGGAGTGTAA
- a CDS encoding DMT family protein: MLKVALITAGLLVCSNLFMTFAWYGHLKFLSNKPWIIAAIVSWGIALMEYMIQVPANRYGYTALNVVQLKVIQEVVALTVFAPFAVFMMNQPLKLDYLWSALCLIGAVYFAFR; the protein is encoded by the coding sequence ATGTTGAAAGTTGCATTGATTACGGCAGGCCTGTTAGTCTGCTCGAATCTTTTTATGACATTTGCCTGGTATGGGCATCTTAAGTTTTTAAGCAATAAGCCTTGGATTATCGCAGCGATTGTCAGCTGGGGAATCGCTCTAATGGAGTATATGATTCAGGTGCCGGCAAACCGCTACGGTTATACCGCACTGAACGTGGTACAGCTCAAGGTAATTCAGGAAGTGGTTGCGCTGACCGTCTTTGCTCCTTTTGCGGTGTTCATGATGAATCAGCCGCTGAAGCTCGATTACTTGTGGTCTGCGCTTTGCTTGATCGGCGCCGTTTACTTTGCGTTCCGCTGA
- the hemH gene encoding ferrochelatase, giving the protein MFDSILFVQLGSPEDASPKSVEKYLVEFLGDRHTLGNPPFYWNWLLRHIIAPKRSVKSAKKYQDLIDRAGVGEMPLLYYTRLFVKGIAQAVGSQIAVRYAFEFGAKPSIADALQELSDLGKKDIRIIPLYPQRSMVTTVAVYDLAKAAFEKYPELRMHFIDGFPQNEVWLDETLQEILKVWDKKCPIIFSFHGTPQNWVASGDPYSLDCEAEVDWFRRKLTAMNPDARIYITYQSRFGPVKWLGPYSTALAEEFGQKHEDLLVVCPSFMVDNLETIFEIDVELKDVFEKAGGKSFKRVPCLNANPHWVERFAKEVVREDLKGER; this is encoded by the coding sequence ATGTTCGATTCAATTCTGTTCGTGCAATTAGGTTCTCCGGAAGATGCTTCTCCGAAGAGCGTAGAAAAATATCTGGTGGAATTCTTGGGAGATCGCCACACGCTCGGAAATCCTCCGTTCTACTGGAATTGGCTTTTAAGGCATATTATTGCACCGAAGCGTTCTGTGAAAAGCGCGAAAAAGTACCAGGATTTGATCGATCGCGCCGGGGTGGGAGAAATGCCGCTCCTCTATTACACGCGCCTTTTTGTCAAGGGAATCGCTCAAGCGGTCGGTTCCCAAATTGCGGTGCGTTATGCGTTTGAATTCGGCGCAAAGCCTTCGATTGCAGATGCGTTGCAGGAACTTTCAGATCTCGGGAAAAAAGACATCCGGATCATTCCGCTTTATCCGCAGCGTTCCATGGTGACGACTGTTGCCGTGTATGATCTTGCCAAAGCGGCGTTTGAAAAATATCCCGAACTTCGCATGCACTTTATCGACGGTTTTCCGCAGAATGAAGTCTGGCTCGACGAAACCCTGCAAGAAATTTTGAAAGTCTGGGACAAAAAATGTCCGATTATTTTTTCGTTCCACGGTACGCCGCAGAATTGGGTCGCCTCTGGTGATCCGTACAGCTTAGACTGTGAAGCGGAAGTCGACTGGTTCCGTCGCAAGCTGACCGCGATGAATCCCGACGCTCGCATTTACATCACCTATCAGAGCCGGTTTGGTCCGGTTAAATGGCTTGGACCTTATTCCACAGCTCTTGCCGAGGAATTCGGCCAAAAGCATGAAGACTTGCTAGTCGTCTGCCCATCCTTTATGGTTGATAACTTGGAAACGATTTTTGAAATTGACGTCGAACTGAAAGACGTCTTTGAAAAAGCGGGCGGTAAAAGCTTCAAACGCGTTCCCTGCTTAAATGCAAATCCGCATTGGGTGGAACGCTTTGCCAAAGAAGTCGTTCGCGAAGATTTGAAAGGAGAACGATGA
- a CDS encoding BamA/TamA family outer membrane protein, which yields MKYRHGLFLCLLFVLLLQKAFAQGDSTAKEDFQRFAALPVLGYAEETGLKYGAMVLLFTRPDFPGANATSVDFAVMGTTEGQLEVNLSPDLYLLGGLLHSDVSFIYWNWRAKYYGIGNDPNRDVYTRYDMDLFKMSVPVDIAVLPPPFARYLTFGPYFYFETNDVSFHNGDVSSPRNSAGLRTGLGYQVTLDMRDNINWPVFGVYGQFRQIFYTKAFGGDYDFFAQEIDLRSYTYLFWGTSVAVGAYYDIRKGDVPFDMLATLDGIKRFRGVERGMFLDRQSLTVQLEFRKTLFWRLAGTIFFEAGKVGPYFSKLARNDWHYAPGFGGRLLLNKSEKTYVRCDFSLVDGKHLGLTIYLREAF from the coding sequence ATGAAGTATCGCCACGGACTGTTTTTATGCCTTTTGTTCGTGCTGCTTTTGCAGAAGGCGTTTGCGCAGGGGGATTCTACGGCGAAAGAGGACTTTCAACGTTTTGCAGCGCTGCCCGTGCTGGGCTATGCGGAAGAGACCGGTCTCAAGTACGGCGCCATGGTTCTGCTTTTTACGCGGCCCGATTTCCCGGGAGCGAACGCGACGTCTGTGGACTTTGCCGTGATGGGAACGACCGAGGGTCAGCTCGAGGTAAACCTTTCGCCGGATCTGTATCTGCTCGGTGGACTTTTGCATTCGGACGTTTCGTTCATCTATTGGAACTGGCGAGCAAAGTATTACGGCATTGGAAACGATCCGAACCGAGACGTCTATACGCGTTACGATATGGATCTCTTCAAGATGAGTGTTCCGGTAGATATTGCAGTGCTTCCGCCGCCCTTTGCGCGGTACCTCACTTTTGGCCCGTACTTTTACTTTGAAACGAATGATGTTTCTTTCCACAATGGAGATGTTTCAAGTCCGCGGAATTCTGCGGGGCTGCGGACCGGATTAGGTTATCAAGTGACGCTCGATATGCGGGATAATATCAACTGGCCGGTCTTCGGTGTATACGGTCAATTCCGTCAAATCTTTTACACCAAGGCTTTTGGCGGCGATTACGATTTCTTTGCTCAGGAAATCGATCTTAGATCTTATACCTATCTCTTTTGGGGAACTTCGGTTGCGGTAGGTGCCTATTACGACATTCGCAAGGGAGACGTACCGTTCGATATGCTCGCCACGTTGGACGGCATTAAAAGGTTCCGCGGTGTTGAACGGGGAATGTTCCTCGACCGTCAAAGTTTGACAGTGCAACTTGAATTCCGGAAGACTCTTTTTTGGCGCTTGGCGGGAACGATTTTCTTTGAAGCGGGTAAAGTCGGACCTTACTTTTCAAAGCTCGCCCGAAACGATTGGCATTACGCTCCGGGCTTTGGGGGAAGGCTTTTGCTGAACAAGTCCGAAAAGACTTATGTCCGTTGTGACTTCTCGCTTGTCGACGGGAAACATCTCGGGCTCACGATCTACCTCCGAGAAGCTTTCTAG
- a CDS encoding NADH-quinone oxidoreductase subunit A has protein sequence MSNVEIFDSTFALTILVVLAVAVPLLLLFSNWVLHPGKIKNTEIKGTAYECGLAHVAGTANERYPIKYYMVAMLFLVFDIEVAFLYPLAVVFLSSPWSLLAVLLAFLLILESGYLYLYRKGVLDWNKLSD, from the coding sequence ATGAGTAACGTTGAAATTTTTGATTCGACTTTTGCCCTGACGATTCTCGTCGTCTTGGCTGTGGCAGTCCCTCTGCTCCTCCTCTTTTCGAACTGGGTTCTCCATCCGGGTAAAATCAAGAATACGGAAATCAAGGGTACCGCTTATGAATGCGGTCTTGCACACGTCGCCGGAACGGCAAACGAGCGCTATCCGATCAAGTACTATATGGTCGCCATGCTCTTCCTCGTATTCGATATCGAAGTGGCATTCCTCTACCCGCTCGCTGTCGTTTTCCTTTCGAGCCCGTGGAGCTTGCTTGCCGTGCTCCTCGCCTTCTTGCTCATCCTCGAAAGCGGTTACCTCTATCTCTACCGCAAGGGTGTTCTCGACTGGAACAAGTTGTCCGACTAA